A window from Culex pipiens pallens isolate TS chromosome 3, TS_CPP_V2, whole genome shotgun sequence encodes these proteins:
- the LOC120414277 gene encoding uncharacterized protein LOC120414277, whose amino-acid sequence MSISSVKLEDTGSDAERAAAATLNGPSIPALSESSEVAVLREENCRLMTTLLEYKKTLENTKLRYGSVKKDYYAAKKRLKRLADKVGQSVGGDSESRESTPTSCVQPAVAAPVDDEIRKKWKEPNVKAALKLKAAIGVAAYQSLIRDGELALPSLRTMSRYVDALKRAGLKPNYDFNVRDDGTDLAGGRMFEDEDDEDSREVDHNRNQQQVGANKQHLPQQQQQSRDVSDAEDPVNFTAVPDISYYRGKMEVDDTDEMDDDDQPEMYHHQNGDTNGGGVQVYRPHPNQHTVHNQQQQQQTLTSGHIEFLKQMTGFRKKWTPFELRTCMDIRRIIGSKEYDSLRKNDGMPLPSAKTLRKYKHTVHLDGVDVMSRKRNFKEMVDGVVPGMPNGNGMNGLAGYGNDADDILNAEEPEGFFDINGLTEEQIDFLQSLSSNTKGFSDFELQKTLELKNELGGHNYEILRKQECLQVPTLAMLKKYEQENGLEDLSAMVVVEDVDEEDDAEPEQEPELDQEYDNEFALPPDHFGPLDMMNGGGGGTGEDSHMGIFEHHSIFDRDDASSTTFDMGKLSQQHVEFLNTLPENPKRWTTEMINSALDIKNEIGTRDYELLRRQGIPLPAARTLRRHKDIKTRVEGDVV is encoded by the exons ACGGCCCCTCGATCCCAGCGCTCAGCGAAAGCAGCGAGGTCGCGGTGCTACGGGAAGAAAACTGCCGCCTCATGACCACCCTGCTGGAGTACAAGAAAACGCTGGAAAACACCAAACTGCGGTACGGTTCGGTGAAGAAGGACTATTATGCTGCCAAGAAGCGCCTCAAACGGCTCGCCGATAAGGTGGGCCAATCTGTGGGCGGTGACAGCGAGAGTCGGGAGAGCACTCCGACCAGTTGTGTTCAGCCGGCGGTGGCGGCCCCGGTTGACGATGAAATCCGGAAAAAGTGGAAGGAACCGAACGTGAAGGCGGCGCTGAAGTTGAAGGCCGCCATCGGGGTGGCCGCGTACCAGTCGTTGATCCGGGACGGTGAGTTGGCGCTGCCCAGTTTGCGAACGATGTCGCGTTACGTGGACGCCCTGAAACGGGCCGGGTTGAAGCCGAACTATGACTTTAACGTGCGAGACGATGGGACGGATTTGGCCGGGGGAAGGATGTTTGAGGACGAGGACGACGAGGATAGCCGGGAGGTGGATCACAACCGGAACCAGCAGCAGGTTGGTGCAAACAAGCAGCACctgccgcagcagcagcagcagtcgcgGGACGTGTCGGATGCGGAGGATCCCGTCAACTTCACTG CCGTTCCGGACATCAGCTATTACCGTGGCAAGATGGAGGTGGACGACACGGACGAAATGGACGACGACGATCAGCCGGAGATGTACCACCACCAGAACGGTGACACCAACGGCGGAGGAGTGCAAGTGTATCGACCCCATCCGAACCAGCACACGGTCcacaaccagcagcagcagcagcaaacgcTCACCAGCGGGCACATCGAATTCCTCAAGCAGATGACGGGCTTCCGCAAAAAGTGGACCCCCTTCGAACTGCGCACGTGCATGGACATCCGGCGAATCATCGGAAGCAAGGAGTACGATTCGCTGCGCAAGAACGACGGAATGCCGCTGCCGAGTGCGAAAACGCTGCGAAAGTACAAACACACGGTCCATCTGGACGGGGTGGACGTCATGAGCCGGAAGCGCAACTTTAAGGAGATGGTGGACGGAGTGGTTCCGGGGATGCCAAACGGAAACGGCATGAACGGGCTCGCGGGCTACGGCAACGACGCGGACGACATCCTGAACGCCGAAGAGCCGGAAGGATTCTTCGACATCAACGGATTGACCGAGGAACAAATCGACTTCCTGCAATCGCTGTCGAGCAATACCAAAGGGTTCTCCGATTTCGAGCTGCAAAAGACGCTCGAGCTCAAAAACGAGCTGGGCGGTCACAACTACGAAATTCTCCGCAAGCAGGAGTGCCTTCAAGTGCCAACCCTCGCAATGCTGAAAAAGTACGAACAGGAAAACGGCCTCGAAGACCTCTCCGCCATGGTGGTCGTCGAAGACGTCGACGAAGAAGACGACGCAGAACCCGAACAAGAACCCGAGCTCGACCAAGAGTACGACAACGAGTTTGCCCTCCCCCCGGACCACTTTGGCCCGCTGGACATGAtgaacggcggcggcggcggcaccgGCGAGGACTCACACATGGGCATCTTCGAGCACCATTCCATCTTCGATCGGGACGACGCCTCGTCCACCACGTTCGACATGGGCAAACTGTCCCAGCAGCACGTCGAGTTTCTCAACACGCTGCCGGAGAACCCGAAGCGGTGGACGACCGAGATGATCAACTCGGCGCTGGACATCAAGAACGAGATCGGCACCCGCGACTACGAGCTGCTCCGGCGGCAGGGCATTCCACTGCCGGCGGCCCGCACCTTGCGAAGGCACAAGGACATCAAGACGCGCGTGGAAGGGGATGTGGTTTGA